In Ruminococcaceae bacterium BL-4, one DNA window encodes the following:
- a CDS encoding protein of unknown function (Evidence 5 : Unknown function), whose translation MLLQVKNQTFLLITVEGCYCDAIQNLINFAEFIKARALLE comes from the coding sequence TTGTTGCTTCAAGTAAAAAATCAAACTTTTTTATTAATAACGGTTGAGGGTTGTTACTGCGATGCCATTCAAAATCTTATTAATTTTGCAGAATTCATAAAAGCACGCGCTCTGTTAGAGTAA
- the sdcS gene encoding Na(+)/dicarboxylate symporter: protein MSPSTLTIIILICAVVSFLLEKIPVNMTIMLTMAVLVFTGLVTPKEAIAGFSSTTILMLIGVVIVGSALFETGVCDKIAAVVTRYAKSERQMIMAILVLSSIMSSGLSNSGTVAVFIPIIMGICASTGFSHSKLLMSAFLGSMCGGRLTLVGDAAINMLIGDQIKALGYPFGFFEISKIGLPLTLIMLVYMYFIGYKFLPDIKMSGIDDTLFSSTKPKTAPRWKQIVSVVVLLVVFVGMIFENQTGIPSYYVAIIGAVADVLLGIFTEKQAYQLVSIKTVILLGGMTPLATALNKTGAAKQIADLLIKIIGGSTNVYFITIVIFLLTMVMTQFMSNVVTVTLLMPIVIAIANTIGVNPFAMIMVLCIASTMSILTPIACPPANLIYSYGGYKFNDYFKSNIGLALIFLVACVAIIPLIWPLYA from the coding sequence ATGAGCCCTTCCACATTGACGATTATTATACTGATTTGTGCGGTCGTCTCTTTCCTATTAGAAAAAATTCCGGTAAATATGACGATTATGCTTACCATGGCGGTACTCGTTTTTACCGGACTGGTTACCCCAAAAGAGGCTATTGCTGGATTTTCTAGTACTACCATTTTGATGCTTATTGGTGTCGTAATTGTAGGAAGTGCATTGTTTGAAACGGGCGTTTGCGATAAAATCGCCGCAGTCGTGACTCGATATGCTAAAAGCGAGCGCCAAATGATTATGGCCATCTTGGTTTTATCCAGCATAATGTCTTCAGGTTTAAGCAACTCGGGGACTGTGGCTGTATTTATTCCTATAATCATGGGAATTTGCGCCTCTACTGGATTTAGCCACTCTAAATTGTTAATGTCCGCTTTTCTGGGGTCCATGTGTGGAGGTCGTTTGACCTTAGTAGGTGACGCTGCTATTAATATGCTTATTGGTGACCAGATTAAAGCATTAGGATATCCCTTTGGTTTCTTTGAAATTAGCAAAATCGGTCTGCCGCTGACACTTATTATGCTAGTGTACATGTATTTTATTGGGTATAAATTTTTGCCCGATATTAAGATGAGCGGAATAGATGATACTCTATTCAGTTCTACCAAACCCAAGACCGCACCTCGTTGGAAGCAGATTGTCTCTGTGGTGGTTCTACTAGTTGTCTTTGTGGGGATGATCTTTGAAAACCAAACCGGAATTCCCTCTTATTATGTTGCTATCATCGGTGCTGTGGCTGATGTATTACTGGGCATCTTTACAGAGAAGCAGGCCTACCAATTAGTTAGCATTAAAACCGTGATTCTATTAGGCGGTATGACCCCTTTGGCTACCGCTCTAAATAAAACCGGTGCGGCTAAGCAGATCGCCGATTTGCTCATTAAAATTATCGGCGGTTCCACTAATGTATACTTTATTACGATTGTTATTTTCTTGCTCACTATGGTGATGACCCAGTTTATGTCCAACGTAGTTACCGTTACTCTGCTTATGCCTATTGTCATTGCCATTGCGAATACAATTGGCGTTAATCCTTTCGCTATGATTATGGTACTGTGTATTGCCTCCACAATGTCGATTCTTACACCAATCGCTTGTCCGCCAGCTAACCTCATTTATTCCTATGGCGGTTATAAATTCAACGACTATTTCAAGAGCAACATTGGATTGGCACTGATATTCTTGGTAGCTTGCGTGGCCATCATTCCTCTCATATGGCCTTTATATGCTTGA
- a CDS encoding NAD(P)-dependent oxidoreductase yields the protein MKIGFIGYGEAAYNISFGLSKEGLKGIRATDAMMNDSVMGKQVHTRAEAAGVTLVSSNKEIAQWADLIFAAVPSSFTMDVCKDVESVLRPGQLYVDVSASTPSIKQAIWEQVKNTGVLFVDAAMLGSLPKDQHRVPITASGNGAEEFKKLMTPYGMKITLAGEKAGAASAIKLVRSIYMKGIAGLMIEMLQAADAYGVSEEVIASISKSMDGIPFTSHLDRLVTGSALHCTRRAAELKGSIAMLGEANLSSDMTKATKQRLQDLEEYEFAKRYVDKKPSGWKEIIETIRVK from the coding sequence ATGAAGATCGGTTTTATTGGCTATGGAGAGGCTGCTTATAATATCTCTTTTGGATTAAGCAAAGAAGGACTAAAAGGGATTAGGGCAACCGATGCTATGATGAATGACAGTGTTATGGGAAAACAGGTGCATACGCGTGCAGAAGCAGCAGGAGTTACGTTAGTGTCTTCCAACAAAGAAATCGCACAGTGGGCAGACCTGATTTTTGCAGCTGTTCCTTCTTCTTTTACAATGGATGTATGTAAAGACGTCGAAAGCGTCCTTCGTCCGGGTCAGCTTTATGTGGATGTGAGTGCTTCGACTCCTTCCATAAAGCAGGCAATCTGGGAACAGGTCAAAAACACAGGTGTTCTTTTTGTGGATGCCGCAATGTTGGGCTCTTTGCCAAAAGATCAGCATCGGGTTCCGATTACTGCCAGCGGAAATGGGGCAGAAGAATTTAAAAAATTGATGACGCCTTATGGCATGAAAATTACATTGGCCGGAGAGAAGGCCGGGGCGGCATCTGCCATCAAACTGGTGCGCAGTATTTACATGAAGGGAATTGCAGGATTAATGATTGAGATGCTTCAGGCAGCTGATGCCTATGGAGTATCCGAAGAAGTAATCGCTTCAATCTCAAAATCTATGGATGGAATTCCATTTACAAGCCATCTTGACCGTCTTGTTACTGGCTCAGCTCTTCATTGCACCCGGCGTGCCGCGGAATTAAAGGGATCTATTGCCATGTTGGGTGAAGCAAATCTCAGTTCCGATATGACAAAAGCCACGAAACAACGTTTGCAGGATCTCGAGGAATATGAATTTGCAAAGCGCTATGTGGACAAGAAACCTTCCGGGTGGAAAGAAATTATTGAAACAATCCGTGTGAAATAA
- a CDS encoding putative 4-hydroxy-4-methyl-2-oxoglutarate aldolase (Evidence 3 : Putative function from multiple computational evidences): MPVGKRIYLKREMPDPEIMNQFKSVPASNTADVMGRSCAMNPRIKLVSKPKAQMMVGPAYTVKCRAGDNLTLHAALNFCNEGDVLVVSNEEDSTRALMGEVMMAYLKETKKVAGIVLDGPIRDIDEIGHWDFPVYCTGTTPGGPYKEGPGEINVPISCGEISVNPGDIILADPDGVIVIPRKDAAVVLKDAQKFQEADEKKLAAAKNGTANRAWVEKSLEEKGFDIIDEIYRP, from the coding sequence ATGCCTGTTGGAAAAAGAATTTATCTGAAACGTGAGATGCCCGATCCTGAAATTATGAATCAGTTTAAATCAGTTCCGGCCTCTAATACAGCAGATGTGATGGGGCGCAGCTGTGCCATGAATCCGCGTATCAAGCTGGTAAGCAAACCAAAAGCACAAATGATGGTGGGACCTGCTTATACGGTTAAATGCCGTGCAGGTGATAACCTTACCCTTCACGCTGCCCTGAATTTCTGTAACGAAGGGGATGTGCTGGTAGTATCAAATGAAGAGGATTCCACCCGTGCATTGATGGGCGAAGTCATGATGGCTTATTTGAAGGAAACAAAAAAGGTTGCCGGAATTGTACTCGATGGCCCTATTCGCGATATTGATGAAATTGGACATTGGGATTTTCCTGTTTATTGTACCGGTACTACCCCAGGGGGCCCTTATAAAGAGGGACCGGGTGAAATCAATGTTCCTATTTCCTGTGGTGAAATCAGCGTAAACCCCGGAGATATTATTCTTGCTGATCCGGATGGTGTGATCGTCATTCCGAGAAAAGATGCAGCAGTTGTCCTGAAAGATGCACAAAAGTTTCAGGAAGCTGACGAAAAGAAACTGGCTGCCGCGAAAAATGGTACTGCTAACCGTGCCTGGGTGGAAAAGAGTCTTGAAGAAAAAGGCTTTGATATTATCGATGAGATCTATCGTCCCTGA
- the metAA gene encoding homoserine O-acetyltransferase (Evidence 2a : Function from experimental evidences in other organisms; PubMedId : 5001847, 10939241, 11832514, 17056751, 18216013, 28581482; Product type e : enzyme): MPIKIPDDLPARSVLQGEHVFVMTERRALHQDIRPLRIALVNLMPIKITTETQILRCMANTPLQIEVDLVQMASHKSKNTPEDHLLAFYKTFDEIEESHYDGCIITGAPVELIDYEEVEYWPELCKVFNWTTTHVHSTFHICWGAQAALYYHYGIPKHILPEKLFGVFKHHALTKKSRLFRGFDDEYWVPHSRHSEVTVEDIQKVPELKLMSVSEEAGVHIVGDQEGRQFFVMGHSEYDVGTLGEEYFRDVSRGLPISMPKHYYPDNDPSKKPIDKWRATGQLLYTNWLNYFVYQTTPFNLDLLGRNSLDCAML; encoded by the coding sequence ATGCCGATTAAAATTCCGGATGACTTACCGGCAAGAAGTGTCTTGCAGGGTGAGCATGTTTTCGTGATGACCGAACGTCGGGCACTGCATCAGGATATCAGGCCTTTGCGGATTGCGCTGGTGAACCTGATGCCGATTAAAATTACAACAGAAACACAGATTTTACGCTGTATGGCAAATACGCCTTTGCAGATTGAAGTCGATTTGGTACAAATGGCTTCTCATAAGAGCAAGAATACGCCGGAAGATCATCTGCTGGCTTTTTACAAAACGTTTGATGAAATCGAAGAAAGTCATTATGATGGCTGCATTATAACGGGTGCGCCGGTAGAACTGATCGATTATGAAGAGGTAGAGTACTGGCCGGAGCTGTGCAAAGTTTTTAATTGGACGACTACACATGTCCATTCTACTTTTCATATTTGCTGGGGAGCACAGGCGGCACTTTATTATCATTACGGGATTCCAAAACATATTCTGCCGGAAAAGCTGTTTGGCGTTTTTAAACATCATGCACTGACAAAAAAGTCAAGACTGTTCCGTGGATTTGATGATGAATATTGGGTCCCGCATTCTAGACACAGCGAAGTGACGGTAGAAGATATTCAGAAAGTTCCCGAACTAAAGCTGATGTCTGTCTCGGAAGAAGCGGGGGTCCACATTGTCGGGGATCAAGAGGGCCGGCAATTTTTTGTGATGGGGCATTCGGAATATGATGTCGGTACTCTTGGAGAGGAATATTTTCGAGATGTCAGCCGCGGCCTGCCAATTTCTATGCCAAAACATTATTATCCGGATAACGACCCTTCAAAAAAACCAATCGATAAATGGCGTGCTACCGGACAGCTTCTCTATACAAATTGGCTTAACTATTTTGTGTATCAAACAACGCCTTTTAATTTGGACTTGCTTGGGCGGAATTCTTTAGACTGTGCAATGCTATAA
- the cynR gene encoding Cyn operon transcriptional activator yields the protein MDLLSLYYFSELTKDLNMTHTANRLFISQQTLSNHIQRLEDFYGVKLFDRKPKLTLTCAGEFVLAFANVVNKEQTNLKDILSDIKKEERGVLRFGASTLRMNACLPNILPKFSARYPNVEIRITDTISSKLEPMVLDGELDFAIVLSEGENSKLLNWDLMTDQIYLCVADSLLQQYYHEEAESLKAAALHGANINDFSKLPFCILSNRMGRKIKECFDNGGIIPKVYMTSSYTQISSIICFKKLAACFASQMCLVNQRKDIPEDINIFPVYCQNEPLNQHLSLIRHKERYLSHPSKYFLELLFQYFSEIEQIHMNRTV from the coding sequence ATGGATCTTCTAAGTCTTTATTATTTTTCAGAGTTAACAAAGGATCTTAATATGACGCATACCGCAAACCGGCTGTTTATCTCTCAGCAAACTCTGAGCAATCACATTCAGCGTCTAGAAGATTTTTATGGCGTAAAATTATTTGACCGCAAGCCAAAACTTACGCTCACCTGTGCGGGTGAATTTGTGTTGGCTTTTGCGAATGTCGTCAATAAAGAGCAAACAAATTTAAAAGATATTCTTTCAGATATCAAGAAAGAAGAGCGTGGTGTTCTGCGTTTTGGCGCCAGTACATTGCGAATGAATGCGTGTTTACCAAATATTCTTCCAAAATTTTCAGCAAGATATCCAAACGTGGAAATTCGGATTACGGATACAATTTCCTCAAAACTCGAGCCCATGGTCCTTGACGGAGAGTTGGATTTTGCGATTGTCTTATCGGAAGGAGAAAATTCCAAACTGCTCAATTGGGATTTAATGACTGATCAGATCTACCTCTGCGTAGCTGATTCTCTTTTACAGCAGTATTATCACGAAGAGGCAGAGTCACTGAAAGCGGCGGCGCTTCATGGAGCCAATATCAACGATTTTTCCAAGCTGCCATTCTGCATTCTTTCAAACCGAATGGGGCGTAAAATTAAAGAATGCTTTGATAACGGCGGTATAATCCCAAAAGTATATATGACGAGTTCTTATACGCAGATCAGCTCGATTATCTGCTTTAAAAAACTGGCTGCTTGCTTTGCTTCGCAAATGTGCCTTGTGAATCAGCGAAAAGACATTCCGGAAGACATTAATATTTTCCCAGTTTACTGTCAAAACGAACCATTAAACCAACACTTATCTCTCATTCGACATAAAGAGCGGTACTTGTCACATCCCTCAAAATATTTTCTAGAGCTTCTGTTCCAATATTTTTCTGAAATTGAACAGATTCATATGAATCGGACCGTTTAA
- a CDS encoding Amidohydrolase, whose translation MLDWGDCLMDLLICNVKLLDVNTGLEHTADVAVNTGRIAQVFSAGNGNRDGARSLIDAHGDYLFPGFIDFHTHLFAHGSTFGMDADRLLTAGVTFAVDMGTSGWVNYPALYNCDLATKIIGHRAYLNLSPVGQPGKGINEPLGREIIDAGKMEELIARYPGQIAGIKVRISRSIVGKLGLEPLRLGIKIGERLGLPVCVHTTDPPASASDVADLLRPGDIYSHMYHGKGNTILDAKGKVQERVRLAQQRGIIMELGNGRVNFNFPVAEQAVACGFWPDILSSDSTQATFHREKAMWDLPTVMSKFLYLGMPLEKVLRAVTETPAACLGLADRIGKVQEGYDADLVLCHFKREPVEFLDSDGNFRTGEWKIIPKVTLLKGQVVYQASSL comes from the coding sequence ATGCTTGATTGGGGCGATTGTTTAATGGATTTGTTGATTTGCAACGTGAAGCTGCTTGATGTAAATACTGGGTTGGAGCATACCGCAGATGTTGCGGTCAACACCGGACGTATTGCTCAAGTATTTTCCGCTGGCAATGGTAATCGTGACGGGGCCCGAAGTCTTATAGATGCTCATGGCGACTATTTGTTCCCTGGCTTTATTGATTTTCATACGCACCTTTTTGCCCACGGCAGCACTTTTGGGATGGATGCGGATCGTTTGCTCACTGCTGGCGTGACCTTTGCTGTAGATATGGGAACCTCCGGATGGGTGAATTATCCAGCTCTTTACAACTGCGATTTAGCCACTAAAATAATTGGGCACCGTGCCTATTTGAATTTATCCCCTGTAGGTCAGCCTGGGAAAGGTATCAATGAACCCTTAGGTCGAGAGATAATTGATGCGGGAAAAATGGAAGAACTGATAGCACGTTATCCCGGGCAGATTGCGGGAATAAAGGTGCGCATTAGCCGATCCATTGTAGGAAAACTTGGACTGGAGCCTCTACGATTGGGAATTAAAATCGGTGAACGTTTGGGCTTACCTGTATGTGTTCATACGACTGACCCACCCGCAAGCGCCAGTGACGTGGCAGATTTATTGCGTCCAGGTGACATTTATAGCCACATGTACCATGGCAAGGGAAACACAATCCTCGATGCCAAAGGAAAGGTGCAGGAGAGAGTGCGTCTGGCCCAGCAAAGAGGCATTATAATGGAGCTGGGAAACGGACGGGTAAATTTCAATTTCCCTGTAGCTGAACAGGCAGTCGCTTGTGGATTTTGGCCCGATATTTTGAGTAGTGATTCTACTCAAGCTACTTTTCACCGGGAGAAGGCCATGTGGGACCTGCCTACCGTTATGTCAAAGTTTTTGTATTTAGGTATGCCACTAGAGAAAGTGCTTCGCGCGGTAACGGAGACTCCGGCTGCTTGCCTAGGGTTGGCAGACCGTATTGGCAAGGTACAGGAAGGCTATGATGCTGACCTTGTATTGTGTCATTTCAAACGTGAACCGGTGGAGTTTTTAGACAGTGATGGAAACTTCCGCACAGGAGAATGGAAGATTATTCCGAAGGTTACCTTGCTAAAAGGCCAAGTGGTTTATCAGGCGTCATCTCTTTGA
- the sigF gene encoding RNA polymerase sporulation-specific sigma factor (sigma-F) (Evidence 2a : Function from experimental evidences in other organisms; PubMedId : 9891799, 15187183, 15205417, 15819616, 16045607, 22115775, 23169620, 24067622, 26506528; Product type cp : cell process), translating into MDREKATRENIGLVHACARRFLGRGADYDDLVQAGCEGLVKAADRFDENRGCCFSTYAVPVILGEMKKLFREGNTVKIGRTLQSLACKANRWSSSFAVKEGRQPTVSEVASGLGISSEEAAEALCAGQMPLSLTEESDEEGQLDLPTESEEERITESMSLREALKDLPANDRKLVWFRYFQDQTQNQTAQRLGMTQVQVSRREKKILTELRQMLG; encoded by the coding sequence ATGGATAGAGAAAAAGCCACCCGGGAAAATATCGGTCTGGTTCATGCCTGTGCCAGACGATTTCTCGGACGCGGTGCAGATTATGATGATCTTGTTCAGGCCGGCTGTGAAGGTCTGGTAAAGGCTGCCGATCGCTTTGATGAAAATCGTGGCTGCTGCTTTTCAACTTATGCTGTACCGGTTATTTTAGGCGAGATGAAGAAACTCTTTCGAGAGGGCAACACTGTTAAAATAGGGAGAACACTGCAAAGTCTGGCTTGTAAAGCAAATCGTTGGAGCAGTTCATTTGCAGTGAAAGAAGGCCGGCAGCCAACCGTGAGCGAAGTTGCATCCGGATTGGGAATTTCTTCAGAAGAAGCAGCCGAAGCTCTCTGTGCAGGCCAAATGCCGCTTTCTTTAACAGAAGAAAGCGATGAGGAAGGACAGCTGGATTTACCGACCGAGTCAGAAGAAGAACGTATTACAGAGTCTATGTCTCTTCGCGAAGCATTAAAAGATTTGCCTGCAAATGATCGAAAATTAGTCTGGTTTCGTTATTTTCAGGACCAGACACAAAATCAGACAGCACAAAGACTTGGTATGACGCAGGTGCAGGTTTCTAGAAGAGAAAAGAAGATTCTAACTGAATTACGGCAGATGCTTGGGTAA
- a CDS encoding conserved protein of unknown function (Evidence 4 : Unknown function but conserved in other organisms): MDELIKGIYDLHVHTAPDVVPRKCTDLELAQRMCDCGMKGGAIKCHFGDTSARAALLRQQFPQLEIVGGIVLNRYAGGINPYAVERAAQMGGKFVWFPTLEALSYQKFHHQNDSEADLSGFLSILDEKGKLLPAAIDVLDIAAQYHMVVATGHIGAPEGMALVREAVTKKVQMVLTHADNPADQYTVEEQCEAVRMGAMVEHSYFTTYYDRTPIEEIVRQIYAVGCENVILSTDFGQPKSPYFDEGMEQYARLLLQAGLSRKELFQMMGENPRRLILQSYL; the protein is encoded by the coding sequence ATGGATGAGCTTATTAAAGGAATCTATGATTTGCATGTTCATACGGCTCCTGATGTGGTGCCAAGGAAATGTACAGATCTGGAATTGGCCCAAAGAATGTGCGATTGCGGCATGAAGGGTGGTGCCATAAAATGCCATTTTGGCGATACATCGGCACGCGCGGCACTTTTAAGACAGCAGTTTCCACAGCTCGAAATCGTTGGTGGGATTGTTCTTAATCGCTATGCGGGCGGTATCAATCCTTATGCAGTGGAACGTGCGGCTCAGATGGGTGGAAAATTTGTATGGTTCCCGACTTTAGAAGCACTTTCCTATCAAAAATTTCATCATCAAAATGATTCCGAGGCTGACCTTTCTGGATTTTTATCAATCCTTGATGAAAAAGGAAAGCTTTTGCCTGCAGCCATAGATGTTTTAGATATTGCAGCGCAATATCATATGGTTGTGGCAACGGGCCATATTGGCGCTCCGGAAGGTATGGCACTGGTACGTGAAGCCGTCACAAAAAAAGTACAGATGGTTTTGACCCATGCGGATAATCCTGCCGATCAGTATACTGTGGAAGAACAGTGTGAAGCGGTACGGATGGGTGCAATGGTTGAACATAGCTACTTTACTACCTATTATGATCGTACGCCAATCGAAGAGATTGTACGGCAAATTTATGCCGTCGGCTGCGAAAATGTAATTCTTTCAACGGATTTTGGTCAGCCTAAATCTCCTTATTTTGATGAGGGAATGGAACAGTACGCACGACTGCTCCTACAGGCGGGCTTAAGCCGAAAAGAACTATTTCAAATGATGGGAGAAAACCCTCGGCGATTGATTTTGCAAAGTTATCTTTAA
- a CDS encoding anti-sigma F factor antagonist (spoIIAA-2); anti sigma b factor antagonist RsbV, with protein MSVDLKLKKDELTALLDGEIDHHCARKLREEIDEAAEHIRPRRLILDFSGVSFMDSSGVGLILGRCRLMNLWKGRVTIRNVPEKLKRIVSLAGLSELCDIEEGVSVENETDE; from the coding sequence TTGAGCGTCGATCTAAAATTAAAAAAGGACGAGCTTACTGCACTTTTAGATGGAGAGATTGACCATCATTGTGCCAGAAAGCTTCGGGAAGAAATCGATGAAGCGGCGGAACATATTCGCCCGAGACGTTTGATCTTAGATTTTTCCGGAGTTAGTTTTATGGATAGTTCGGGGGTAGGACTGATTTTGGGAAGGTGCCGTCTGATGAATTTATGGAAAGGACGCGTTACTATTCGAAATGTACCTGAAAAGTTAAAAAGGATTGTTTCTCTGGCAGGATTGTCAGAACTATGTGATATTGAAGAAGGAGTGAGTGTAGAAAATGAAACCGACGAATGA
- the spoIIAB gene encoding anti-sigma factor (antagonist of sigma(F)) and serine kinase (Evidence 2a : Function from experimental evidences in other organisms; PubMedId : 15023063, 15187183, 15819616, 16166546, 16824103, 22115775; Product type cp : cell process) produces the protein MKPTNEMHLRFLSASSNEAFARTAVAAFASQLDPTVDELCDLRTAVSEAVTNCIVHGYRNTIGMVYIDCMIYGEHTIQVKVKDHGCGIEDVKQAMEPMFTTGGEERAGLGFAVMQSFTDRLKVRSKVGKGTTVVMEKDFSPRPRHHG, from the coding sequence ATGAAACCGACGAATGAAATGCACCTGCGCTTTTTAAGCGCTAGCAGCAATGAGGCATTTGCCCGTACTGCAGTTGCGGCTTTCGCTTCGCAGCTTGATCCAACTGTGGACGAGCTGTGTGATCTGCGAACTGCAGTTTCAGAAGCTGTAACAAACTGCATTGTACACGGGTATCGGAATACGATCGGAATGGTCTACATAGATTGCATGATTTATGGGGAACACACGATCCAGGTTAAAGTCAAAGATCACGGCTGTGGAATCGAAGATGTAAAACAGGCAATGGAACCAATGTTTACGACCGGCGGAGAGGAACGTGCGGGGCTGGGGTTTGCAGTTATGCAAAGTTTTACCGATCGTTTAAAAGTGCGCAGCAAGGTCGGAAAAGGCACAACTGTCGTTATGGAAAAAGATTTTTCACCTCGTCCGCGTCATCATGGATAG
- a CDS encoding Arsenical pump membrane protein translates to MSQPIIALIILAITIVLFIWEPVPIVVTAIGASIAFAYTGIIKVSDIFTGYNSTTIILLAGMMVLGSSLFHTGITDVIGEKMVKITGKNERNIILATLIVSFLISGVCSNIGVMVAMAPLVTAMCISAGVGPSRSLLALLFGAQFGGFLTLVGVGSNASAASVMSEMGYKPFGFFTITPFGIGVCILGTLYFTFIGSKLIPDTGYIPEFADTEKKTLDKKKAMIAGITMLCVLVVIAMNPKNVPMHVAAVVGALVVVGTKCMSVKDAIHAIDWNCLILVGSLTAISTGVQNSGAGDAMAKMILNILGDHPSTFMITTVIFFAAALLTQVMSNIPTILLFLPIGFSIAQAINVSPYAVAMVITLAGAASYATPFAAPQNMMTVGWTHYKFSDFIKIGIPMVLITYLVVVIAIPIFMPY, encoded by the coding sequence ATGAGTCAACCGATAATTGCCTTGATTATTTTGGCAATTACGATTGTCCTGTTTATATGGGAACCAGTTCCCATTGTTGTTACTGCTATCGGCGCTTCTATTGCTTTTGCTTATACTGGAATTATCAAAGTTAGTGACATTTTTACCGGTTATAATAGTACCACTATTATTTTGCTGGCTGGCATGATGGTTTTGGGATCTTCCCTTTTTCATACCGGCATTACAGATGTAATTGGGGAAAAGATGGTTAAAATTACCGGAAAAAATGAACGAAATATTATTCTTGCAACTTTAATTGTTTCTTTCCTTATTAGTGGGGTCTGCAGCAATATTGGGGTTATGGTTGCTATGGCTCCGCTGGTTACAGCAATGTGTATTTCCGCAGGAGTCGGTCCTTCAAGATCCTTATTAGCACTGCTTTTTGGTGCACAGTTCGGTGGTTTCCTTACACTCGTGGGCGTAGGATCGAATGCTTCTGCTGCGAGTGTTATGAGTGAAATGGGCTATAAGCCTTTTGGATTTTTTACAATTACACCGTTCGGCATCGGTGTTTGTATTTTAGGGACTCTTTACTTTACGTTCATCGGTTCGAAACTGATTCCCGATACCGGCTATATTCCAGAATTTGCCGATACGGAAAAGAAAACACTTGATAAAAAGAAAGCGATGATCGCCGGCATTACCATGCTGTGTGTGTTGGTCGTAATTGCAATGAACCCTAAAAATGTACCGATGCATGTTGCAGCTGTTGTGGGTGCTTTAGTGGTTGTCGGAACCAAATGTATGTCGGTTAAAGATGCTATTCACGCAATTGACTGGAACTGCCTCATTTTGGTGGGATCTCTTACAGCAATTTCTACTGGTGTACAGAACAGCGGCGCCGGTGACGCAATGGCTAAGATGATTCTGAATATTCTCGGCGATCATCCTAGCACCTTTATGATTACTACCGTCATTTTCTTTGCGGCGGCTCTTCTCACACAGGTTATGTCAAATATTCCTACGATTCTTCTGTTTTTGCCGATTGGATTTTCTATTGCGCAGGCCATCAACGTAAGTCCTTACGCGGTGGCAATGGTCATTACATTGGCTGGTGCAGCTTCGTATGCAACTCCTTTTGCGGCACCGCAGAATATGATGACGGTTGGGTGGACACACTATAAATTTTCCGATTTTATTAAGATAGGAATTCCGATGGTATTGATTACTTACCTTGTGGTAGTAATTGCTATTCCGATTTTTATGCCTTATTAA